The Sinomonas sp. P10A9 genome includes a window with the following:
- a CDS encoding TfoX/Sxy family protein, producing the protein MAYDTELADRIRGVLIGTADFTEKKMFGGLAFLVGGNMAVSASGNGGMLLRADPAASDELCATPGVERAVMRGKAMDGWLRVADEVIDSEDGLRHWVRVGVAYAGSLPPK; encoded by the coding sequence GTGGCATACGACACAGAGCTCGCGGACCGGATCCGCGGCGTCCTCATCGGCACGGCCGACTTCACCGAGAAGAAGATGTTCGGCGGCCTCGCGTTCCTGGTCGGCGGGAACATGGCAGTGAGCGCGAGCGGCAACGGCGGCATGCTCCTGCGCGCCGACCCCGCGGCCAGCGACGAGCTGTGCGCGACCCCGGGCGTCGAGCGCGCCGTCATGCGCGGGAAGGCGATGGACGGCTGGCTGCGCGTCGCAGACGAGGTGATCGACTCCGAGGATGGGCTCAGGCACTGGGTGCGGGTCGGCGTCGCATACGCGGGCTCACTGCCGCCGAAGTAG
- a CDS encoding NAD(P)-dependent oxidoreductase — MGTSVAVLGTGIMGAGMAKNLAKAGFEVAVWNRTRGRAEALADDGARVAESVADAVRDADIVVTMLFDEAAIADAMGEALPAMKRGAVWVQSATVGVEGAQRLAGLARAQGVAFVDAPVMGTRQPAEQGTLTVLAGCPGEVRGAVEPVFDAIGSETVWVGERPGDGQRLKLVMNSWVLTLVGGTAQAIDLARGLGLDPQLFLDTISGAGTDSAYAQLKGAAMIAGEYPPAFPLEGAAKDSGLIGDALRSSGVSAVLMDALRDRFEAAAAAGHGAEDMASVVEAFRSGSGRGRN; from the coding sequence ATGGGCACATCAGTCGCCGTACTCGGCACAGGGATCATGGGCGCGGGGATGGCGAAGAACCTCGCCAAGGCGGGGTTCGAGGTCGCCGTCTGGAACCGCACGCGCGGGCGGGCGGAGGCTCTCGCGGACGACGGCGCGCGGGTCGCCGAGAGCGTGGCCGACGCCGTCAGGGACGCGGACATCGTGGTGACGATGCTGTTCGACGAGGCCGCGATTGCCGACGCCATGGGTGAGGCCCTGCCCGCGATGAAGCGCGGCGCCGTGTGGGTCCAGAGCGCCACCGTCGGCGTGGAAGGCGCGCAGCGGCTGGCCGGGCTGGCCCGTGCCCAGGGCGTCGCGTTCGTGGACGCGCCGGTCATGGGCACGCGCCAGCCCGCGGAGCAGGGGACGCTGACAGTCCTCGCGGGGTGTCCGGGCGAGGTGCGGGGCGCCGTCGAGCCGGTGTTCGACGCGATCGGCTCGGAGACGGTGTGGGTCGGCGAGAGGCCAGGCGACGGGCAGCGCCTCAAGCTCGTGATGAACTCGTGGGTGCTCACGCTCGTCGGCGGCACGGCGCAGGCCATCGACCTGGCGCGCGGCCTCGGGCTCGACCCGCAGCTGTTCCTCGACACGATCTCCGGCGCCGGGACCGACAGCGCGTATGCGCAGCTCAAGGGCGCGGCCATGATCGCTGGCGAGTATCCGCCGGCGTTCCCTCTCGAGGGTGCGGCCAAGGACTCTGGGCTCATCGGCGACGCGCTCCGGTCCAGCGGCGTGAGCGCGGTGCTCATGGACGCGCTGCGTGACCGCTTCGAGGCAGCGGCGGCGGCCGGCCACGGCGCAGAGGACATGGCCTCCGTCGTGGAGGCCTTCCGTTCAGGCTCCGGCCGCGGCCGGAACTGA